From Brassica napus cultivar Da-Ae chromosome A1 unlocalized genomic scaffold, Da-Ae chrA01_Random_13, whole genome shotgun sequence, the proteins below share one genomic window:
- the LOC125593873 gene encoding NADH-ubiquinone oxidoreductase 20.9 kDa subunit-like — protein MNTDITALEKPQYPVVDRNPPFTKVVGNFSVLDYLRFSTITGVSVTVGYLSGIKPGIKGPSMVTGGLIGLMGGFMYAYQNSAGRLMGFFPNEGEVASYQKRGGFSK, from the exons ATGAACACTGACATCACTGCCTTGGAGAAGCCCCAGTACCCCGTCGTTGATCGGAATCCTCCATTCACAAAAGTCGTCGGAAACTTCAGCGTCCTCGATTACCTCCGTTTCTCCACCATCACCGGCGTTTCCGTCACCGTCGGCTATCTATCAg GGATTAAGCCTGGGATCAAGGGACCGTCAATGGTGACTGGAGGGCTGATCGGACTCATGGGTGGGTTCATGTATGCGTATCAGAACTCGGCGGGGAGGCTCATGGGTTTCTTCCCCAACGAAGGCGAGGTCGCTAGCTACCAGAAGCGTGGTGGGTTCTCCAAATGA